One genomic region from Nostoc sphaeroides encodes:
- the hpf gene encoding ribosome hibernation-promoting factor, HPF/YfiA family, which translates to MKLVIHGKNIEITDAIREYVHQKIEKAVSHFQSLTNEVDVHLSVARNPRINTRQAAEVTIYANGSVIRAEESSENLYASIDLVADKIARQLRKYKERRQDQKTQSQPEEVVVVESVVTDLIGDRTPELPNEVVRTKYFSMPPMTLAEALEQLQLVGHDFYMFRNSETGEINVIYERNHGGYGVIHPRNSNGHTNGKNGKATHANIVMPEKSHSK; encoded by the coding sequence ATGAAGCTTGTCATCCACGGCAAAAATATTGAAATCACCGATGCGATTCGGGAATATGTACATCAAAAGATTGAAAAAGCAGTTAGTCACTTTCAGAGCCTTACAAATGAAGTAGATGTGCATCTTAGCGTAGCCCGTAATCCTCGAATTAATACAAGACAAGCGGCTGAAGTAACAATTTATGCTAATGGTAGCGTTATCCGTGCAGAGGAAAGCAGCGAAAACCTCTATGCCAGCATTGACTTAGTTGCAGATAAAATTGCCCGTCAACTGCGGAAATATAAAGAACGGCGTCAAGACCAGAAAACTCAGTCCCAACCAGAAGAAGTAGTTGTTGTAGAATCGGTAGTCACAGATTTAATTGGCGATCGCACCCCCGAATTACCCAACGAAGTCGTTCGCACCAAATATTTTTCTATGCCGCCGATGACCCTTGCAGAAGCCCTAGAACAACTGCAACTCGTAGGGCACGACTTTTATATGTTCCGCAATTCTGAAACTGGAGAGATTAATGTAATTTACGAACGCAACCACGGCGGTTATGGTGTGATCCATCCCCGCAATAGTAACGGTCATACTAACGGCAAGAATGGTAAGGCAACCCACGCTAATATTGTCATGCCGGAAAAGTCGCATTCTAAATAG
- the lipB gene encoding lipoyl(octanoyl) transferase LipB, whose protein sequence is MIHSMEPHKNRCLLYNQGLMPYLEAHGWQRSLLTERIHNPSLDDVLILLEHPPVYTLGQGSNSDFLKFDIDKGIYDVHRVERGGEVTYHCPGQLVGYPILNLQRYRKDLHWYLRELEEVIIRVLTVYGLQGERIPAFTGVWLQGRKVAAIGIKVSRWITMHGFALNVCPDMTGFERIVPCGISDKPVGSLAEWIPGITCEEVRFYVAQSFAEVFGVELVESQPQ, encoded by the coding sequence ATAATCCATAGTATGGAACCACACAAAAACCGTTGTTTGCTGTATAACCAAGGATTGATGCCTTACTTAGAAGCTCATGGATGGCAGCGATCGCTCCTGACTGAGCGTATCCATAATCCCAGTCTAGACGACGTGTTAATTTTGCTAGAACATCCACCCGTCTACACTCTGGGACAAGGAAGCAACTCAGATTTTCTCAAATTTGATATTGACAAAGGTATATATGATGTGCATCGAGTTGAACGAGGTGGCGAGGTTACTTACCATTGTCCCGGTCAACTGGTGGGGTATCCAATTTTAAATCTGCAACGTTATCGTAAAGACCTCCATTGGTACTTACGCGAACTCGAAGAAGTCATAATTCGCGTATTGACAGTTTATGGATTGCAGGGAGAAAGAATTCCGGCTTTTACTGGCGTTTGGTTACAAGGGCGAAAAGTTGCGGCTATTGGGATTAAAGTCAGCCGTTGGATTACTATGCACGGCTTTGCATTAAATGTTTGTCCAGACATGACAGGCTTTGAGCGCATTGTACCCTGCGGTATTTCTGATAAACCTGTAGGCAGTTTAGCCGAATGGATTCCAGGTATCACCTGCGAAGAAGTGCGTTTTTATGTAGCACAGTCCTTTGCTGAAGTCTTTGGTGTGGAATTAGTCGAGTCGCAGCCTCAATGA